A region from the Gossypium hirsutum isolate 1008001.06 chromosome A08, Gossypium_hirsutum_v2.1, whole genome shotgun sequence genome encodes:
- the LOC107934304 gene encoding uncharacterized protein, with translation MVGKVGKLDFNTDSRARGRFARMVVNVSLDKLLVSQVLINGPLQRIEYEYLPTVCFSCGCYGHMKELCSSKVIIPGADFEGKSSGKGDQTIISAPVGKESTDANDAYGPWMLVERRSRCNSRDARKISAENLRNLAGSISLIEKSGQDSSMGHRKSVGHKLIVGAKEPNGKGKSGHGFVSAGVFQVQRVKGAILCKPMENVQPNSLGDMGEGQATEVGGGFADTGVRIIGGKFNGRQRGKKLNRTIRDRGNIFKNSSTQVPLHESMRNLVESLQDAPDDGRKESGNLLKPRVCGRKTDEVIDKLGFQYSHRVEAVEFSGGIWISWKNTVNLEVIRNHPQFILVRICSSVSSQYVFIAFVYGSPNWRKRRLLWEQLKTTIPSA, from the exons ATGGTTGGTAAGGTTGGCAAGCTAGACTTCAACACAGATAGCAGAGCAAGGGGAAGATTTGCGCGTATGGTGGTTAATGTCAGTCTGGACAAACTTTTAGTCTCACAAGTTCTGATAAACGGGCCCCTCCAAAGAATAGAGTATGAATATTTACCTACTGTTTGCTTTTCATGTGGTTGTTATGGACACATGAAGGAGTTATGCTCGTCGAAGGTGATTATTCCAGGGGCAGATTTTGAAGGGAAATCGTCCGGTAAGGGAGATCAAACGATTATTTCAGCTCCGGTGGGGAAGGAATCAACGGATGCTAATGACGCCTATGGTCCGTGGATGCTTGTCGAGAGAAGGAGTAGGTGTAATTCAAGGGATGCTAGAAAGATTAGTGCCGAAAATCTTAGAAATTTGGCAG GCTCCATTTCGTTGATTGAAAAGTCTGGACAGGATAGTTCTATGGGCCATAGGAAATCAGTGGGCCACAAATTGATTGTTGGGGCTAAGGAGCCTAATGGAAAAGGGAAGAGTGGACATGGCTTTGTTTCCGCTGGAGTGTTCCAAGTCCAACGGGTCAAGGGAGCCATCCTTTGCAAGCCAATG GAGAATGTTCAACCAAATTCTTTGGGAGACATGGGTGAGGGTCAAGCTACAGAGGTGGGTGGTGGCTTTGCGGATACTGGTGTGAGAATTATTGGCGGAAAATTTAATGGAAGACAGAGAGGCAAGAAGCTCAACCGGACCATTCGTGATAGaggaaatatttttaaaaattctagtaCTCAGGTTCCTCTTCACGAGTCGATGAGAAATTTGGTTGAGTCTCTGCAGGATGCTCCAGATGATGGCCGTAAGGAGTCAGGGAA CTTGTTGAAGCCAAGGGTATGTGGGAGAAAAACTGATGAAGTCATTGACAAGTTGGGTTTTCAGTACTCTCACCGAGTTGAAGCAGTAGAATTTTCAGGAGGCATTTGGATTAGTTGGAAAAATACTGTTAATCTTGAGGTTATACGTAATCATCCTCAATTCATTTTGGTCCGTATTTGCAGTAGTGTTTCTTCTCAGTATGTCTTTATAGCTTTTGTCTATGGTAGTCCTAATTGGAGGAAACGAAGATTGCTTTGGGAGCAACTGAAGACTACTATCCCTTCTGCTTAG